One stretch of Oceanimonas pelagia DNA includes these proteins:
- a CDS encoding LPS-assembly lipoprotein LptE — protein sequence MLTRIKAIALLSLTLVLAGCGFQLRGGDNLPPELQRLVLSGDDKTQFYRLVSARLLRAGVTLVPDDGNTPVLTIGQLGQANTTASVNPRGDTLEYAMRFGTRFTLDMPDEPRQVFNVAFNRSFLDKSAQALASSREQQQLREQMEHEAAEQILRQLSRLSF from the coding sequence ATGCTCACTCGAATCAAGGCCATTGCACTGCTGTCGCTGACCCTGGTGCTGGCCGGCTGCGGCTTCCAGTTGCGCGGCGGCGACAACCTGCCGCCGGAACTGCAGCGGCTGGTGCTCAGTGGCGACGACAAGACCCAGTTCTACCGGCTGGTGTCGGCCCGCCTGCTGCGCGCCGGCGTGACACTGGTGCCCGACGACGGCAACACCCCGGTGCTGACCATAGGTCAGCTGGGCCAGGCCAACACCACCGCCTCGGTAAATCCCAGGGGCGATACCCTGGAATACGCCATGCGCTTTGGCACCCGCTTTACCCTGGACATGCCCGACGAGCCTCGCCAGGTGTTCAACGTCGCCTTTAACCGCAGCTTTCTCGACAAGTCGGCCCAGGCCCTGGCCTCCAGCCGGGAGCAGCAGCAACTGCGCGAGCAGATGGAGCACGAGGCCGCCGAGCAGATCCTGCGTCAGCTGAGCCGCCTGTCGTTCTGA
- the holA gene encoding DNA polymerase III subunit delta, protein MRLYPEQLGKHLQAGLAPCYFIYGDDPLLKQEALDELRRAARALGFDERHKFDADDGLDWDAIFDASQTLSLFSNRQIIELSLPDKLDKTGSDRLRELLGQCHTDLLLLVSGPRLNQQQQKTAWYKALAAAGPVVPVFTPDARHLARWLEQRLHRHHLAAEPDALHWLALAFEGNLLAAAGEIEKLALLNLPQPLTLADLQQHVQPHYHFNPFQLLDPLLQGKIRRGCRILLQLRQEGVEAGMLCHLLAKELTTLQSLQAALASGQSFHQAATALQVWSNRQPLMQAALNRLGTAKLAALTRLLAAADAAVAAFDDDSAWRWLQALCVAFLDDQPPTILP, encoded by the coding sequence ATGCGTCTTTATCCCGAACAACTGGGCAAACATCTTCAGGCAGGGCTCGCGCCCTGCTATTTCATTTATGGCGACGATCCCCTGCTCAAGCAGGAAGCCCTGGACGAACTGCGCCGGGCCGCCCGGGCTCTGGGATTTGACGAACGCCACAAGTTCGACGCCGACGACGGTCTGGACTGGGACGCCATCTTCGATGCCAGCCAGACCCTGAGTCTGTTCAGCAACCGGCAGATCATCGAGCTGAGCCTGCCGGACAAGCTCGACAAAACCGGCTCGGACCGGCTGCGGGAGCTGCTGGGGCAGTGCCACACCGATCTGCTGTTGCTGGTCAGCGGCCCCCGCCTCAACCAGCAGCAGCAGAAAACCGCCTGGTACAAGGCCCTGGCGGCCGCCGGTCCGGTGGTACCGGTGTTTACCCCCGATGCCCGTCACCTGGCCCGCTGGCTGGAGCAACGGCTGCACCGGCATCACCTGGCCGCCGAGCCCGATGCCCTGCACTGGCTGGCCCTGGCCTTTGAAGGCAACCTGCTGGCCGCCGCCGGCGAGATTGAAAAACTGGCCCTGCTCAACCTGCCCCAGCCGCTGACGCTGGCCGACCTGCAGCAACATGTGCAGCCCCATTACCATTTCAACCCCTTTCAGCTGCTCGATCCGCTGCTGCAGGGCAAGATCCGGCGGGGCTGTCGCATTCTGCTGCAACTGCGTCAGGAAGGGGTGGAGGCGGGCATGCTCTGCCACCTGCTGGCGAAAGAACTCACCACCCTGCAAAGCCTGCAGGCGGCACTGGCCAGCGGCCAGTCCTTTCACCAGGCGGCCACCGCCCTGCAGGTGTGGTCCAACCGCCAGCCGCTGATGCAGGCGGCACTGAACCGGCTTGGCACCGCCAAGCTCGCCGCCCTCACGCGCCTGCTGGCCGCCGCCGACGCCGCCGTGGCGGCCTTTGATGACGACAGCGCCTGGCGCTGGCTGCAGGCCCTGTGTGTGGCTTTTCTTGACGACCAACCACCTACCATACTGCCATGA
- the nadD gene encoding nicotinate-nucleotide adenylyltransferase produces the protein MTAPIGLLGGTFDPIHVGHLRTAIQAKEQLGLSEVRLLPNHIPPHRATPDSAPRHRLAMTRLAAAATPGLTVDERELKRTTPSYTIDTLIELRTELGTRPLCFIMGMDSLCGLDKWHRWHELLDHAHLVVSHRPGWKPELNDTLAGLYQHHGIQDREALHRTPAGHIFLLDNPELEVSSTQIRDCVRRGNNPQYLLPDAVANYIRQQGLYSGSVV, from the coding sequence ATGACTGCACCCATCGGATTGCTGGGGGGCACCTTTGACCCCATTCATGTCGGCCACCTGCGCACCGCCATTCAGGCCAAAGAACAACTGGGCCTGAGCGAGGTGCGGCTGCTGCCCAACCATATTCCCCCCCACCGGGCCACCCCCGACAGCGCACCCCGGCACCGCCTGGCCATGACTCGCCTGGCGGCGGCGGCCACCCCCGGGCTCACCGTGGACGAACGGGAGCTGAAGCGCACCACGCCGTCCTACACCATCGACACCCTGATTGAGTTGCGCACCGAGCTGGGCACGCGGCCGCTGTGCTTTATCATGGGCATGGACTCGTTATGCGGCCTTGATAAATGGCACCGCTGGCACGAGCTGCTGGATCACGCTCATCTGGTGGTCAGCCACAGGCCAGGCTGGAAGCCCGAACTGAATGACACCCTGGCCGGTCTTTATCAACACCACGGTATCCAGGACCGTGAAGCGCTGCACCGCACCCCCGCCGGCCATATTTTCCTGCTCGACAATCCGGAGCTGGAAGTGTCGTCCACCCAGATCCGCGACTGCGTTCGCCGCGGGAACAATCCGCAATATTTGTTGCCGGATGCGGTAGCGAACTATATTCGACAACAGGGACTCTATAGCGGGTCCGTGGTATAA
- the rsfS gene encoding ribosome silencing factor, with protein sequence MQDQALHDFIVDKLDDLKARDIRVLDVTGKSTITDCMIICSGNSSRHVNSIADHLATEAKHAGLPLLGIEGQGAGEWVLVDLGEAIVHVMQEETRDFYQLEKLWGGSTTGALAG encoded by the coding sequence TTGCAAGACCAAGCACTGCACGATTTTATCGTCGACAAACTGGACGATCTCAAGGCCCGTGACATTCGTGTACTGGACGTCACCGGCAAATCCACCATCACCGACTGCATGATCATCTGCTCCGGCAACTCCAGCCGCCACGTCAACTCCATCGCCGATCACCTGGCCACCGAGGCCAAACACGCCGGCCTGCCCCTGCTGGGCATCGAAGGCCAGGGCGCGGGCGAGTGGGTGCTGGTCGACCTGGGTGAAGCCATCGTGCACGTGATGCAGGAAGAAACCCGCGACTTCTATCAGCTGGAAAAACTCTGGGGCGGCAGCACGACCGGAGCCCTGGCCGGATGA
- the rlmH gene encoding 23S rRNA (pseudouridine(1915)-N(3))-methyltransferase RlmH: MKLQLVAVGTRMPAWVTTGFQEYQRRFPRDMPLELTEIAAGKRGKNADIERILHKEGEQMLAAVGKSACIVTLDIPGKPWTTEQLAGQLTRWQHDGRDVAILIGGPEGLAPACKAAAEQSWSLSPLTLPHPLVRVLAAESLYRAWSINNNHPYHRE; the protein is encoded by the coding sequence ATGAAACTGCAGCTGGTGGCGGTCGGCACCAGAATGCCGGCCTGGGTAACCACGGGCTTTCAGGAATACCAGCGCCGCTTTCCCCGGGACATGCCCCTGGAGCTGACCGAAATTGCCGCCGGCAAGCGCGGCAAGAATGCCGATATCGAGCGTATTCTGCACAAGGAAGGCGAGCAGATGCTGGCTGCCGTCGGCAAGTCGGCGTGCATCGTGACTCTCGACATTCCCGGCAAGCCCTGGACCACGGAGCAACTCGCCGGCCAGCTCACCCGCTGGCAGCACGACGGCCGCGACGTGGCCATTCTGATCGGCGGCCCGGAAGGACTGGCGCCGGCGTGCAAGGCCGCCGCCGAACAAAGCTGGTCGCTCTCTCCCCTGACCCTGCCCCACCCCCTGGTGCGGGTGCTGGCGGCGGAAAGCCTCTACCGCGCCTGGAGCATCAACAACAATCACCCCTACCACCGCGAGTAA
- the mrdA gene encoding penicillin-binding protein 2: MARSRVKMRDHVAESSLHWRRTLVSFIGIVLLMGVLFANLYHLQVNQHQSYQTRSNDNRIKVVPIAPTRGLIYDRNGVLLAENRPIYSLEITPEKVEDLDATVDGLIALLDLDPELKERFFHDVRRNRRFNPVVLVSRLNEDQVARFSINQHKFPGAAIEAYLKRHYPYKDTLTHVLGYMAKINDRDLERLREDNKLANYAATRDIGKLGVERYYEDLLHGHVGYQEVEVNNRGRVIRTLKYEPPVPGSDIYLNIDIRLQQQAQKLLEGRRGAIVLMTPKDGQVLAIMSNPSYDPNLFVHGISGPDYKALLENPDRPLINRASQGIYAPASTVKPMLSVMGLNEGAITSSTRYFGGPYFQIPNTKRKFRDWRRWGHGWMDVYRAIEISADTFFYDLAYRVGIDTINDYMSRFGFGQPSGIDLHEEATGIMPSRDWKQRRHKQPWYQGDTISVGIGQGYWTATPLQLARATSIMVDHGDTVHPRLLNGIVIDGNKVSMPISHGDPIVLKQDNYWKVGLTGMWRVVNGSEGTARKAFVGTPYVAGGKSGTAQVFSLAENQQYDHQSLREHLRDNALFVAFAPFENPEAVVSVVLENAGGGSSHAAPIARAMLDAYLAPESLSNEEVIAHE; the protein is encoded by the coding sequence ATGGCCAGGTCCCGGGTAAAAATGCGCGACCATGTCGCCGAGTCCTCCTTGCACTGGCGCCGTACCCTGGTGTCCTTTATCGGCATAGTGCTGCTGATGGGGGTGCTGTTCGCCAACCTCTATCATCTGCAGGTGAACCAGCACCAGAGCTACCAGACCCGCTCCAACGACAACCGCATCAAGGTGGTGCCCATCGCCCCCACCCGCGGTCTGATTTACGACCGCAACGGCGTGCTGCTGGCGGAAAACCGGCCCATTTACAGCCTGGAGATCACCCCCGAGAAGGTGGAGGATCTGGACGCCACCGTCGACGGGCTGATTGCCCTGCTGGATCTGGACCCGGAGCTGAAGGAACGCTTTTTTCATGATGTGCGCCGCAACCGGCGCTTCAATCCGGTGGTGCTGGTCAGCCGGCTGAATGAGGATCAGGTAGCCCGTTTCAGCATCAACCAGCACAAGTTTCCCGGCGCCGCCATCGAGGCCTATCTCAAGCGCCATTATCCCTACAAGGACACCCTCACCCATGTGCTGGGCTACATGGCCAAGATCAACGACCGGGATCTGGAGCGCCTGCGGGAAGACAACAAACTGGCCAACTACGCCGCCACCCGGGACATCGGCAAGCTCGGGGTGGAGCGCTATTACGAAGACCTGCTGCACGGCCATGTGGGCTATCAGGAGGTGGAGGTCAACAACCGCGGCCGGGTGATCCGCACCCTCAAGTACGAGCCGCCGGTGCCCGGCAGCGATATTTACCTGAACATCGACATTCGGCTGCAGCAGCAGGCCCAGAAGCTGCTGGAAGGCCGCCGCGGCGCCATTGTGCTGATGACCCCGAAAGACGGCCAGGTGCTGGCCATCATGTCCAATCCCAGCTACGATCCCAACCTGTTTGTGCACGGCATCAGCGGCCCCGACTACAAGGCGCTGCTGGAAAATCCCGACCGCCCGCTGATCAACCGGGCCAGCCAGGGCATTTACGCCCCCGCCTCCACCGTCAAGCCCATGCTGTCGGTGATGGGGCTGAACGAGGGCGCCATTACCTCCAGCACCCGCTATTTCGGTGGCCCCTACTTTCAAATTCCCAATACCAAGCGCAAGTTCCGCGACTGGCGGCGCTGGGGGCACGGCTGGATGGACGTTTACCGGGCCATCGAGATCTCCGCCGACACCTTTTTCTACGATCTCGCCTACCGGGTGGGCATCGACACCATCAACGACTACATGAGCCGCTTTGGCTTTGGCCAGCCCTCGGGCATCGACCTGCATGAGGAAGCCACCGGCATCATGCCTTCACGGGACTGGAAACAACGCCGCCACAAGCAGCCCTGGTACCAGGGCGACACCATCTCGGTGGGCATCGGCCAGGGATACTGGACCGCCACCCCGCTGCAACTGGCCCGGGCCACTTCCATCATGGTGGATCACGGCGACACCGTGCACCCGCGCCTGCTTAACGGCATCGTGATCGACGGCAACAAGGTGAGTATGCCCATCAGCCATGGCGACCCCATCGTACTCAAGCAGGACAACTACTGGAAGGTCGGCCTCACCGGCATGTGGCGGGTGGTCAACGGCAGCGAGGGCACGGCGCGCAAGGCCTTTGTCGGCACCCCCTATGTGGCCGGCGGCAAATCGGGCACCGCCCAGGTATTCAGCCTGGCGGAAAACCAGCAGTACGATCACCAGAGCCTGCGCGAGCACCTGCGCGACAACGCCCTGTTCGTGGCCTTTGCCCCCTTTGAAAACCCCGAGGCGGTGGTGTCGGTGGTGCTGGAAAACGCCGGCGGCGGCAGCTCCCATGCCGCCCCCATTGCCCGCGCCATGCTGGATGCCTACCTGGCGCCCGAGTCCCTGTCCAACGAGGAAGTCATCGCCCATGAATAA
- the rodA gene encoding rod shape-determining protein RodA — MNKHRRSLGERLHLDWPLLAGLLLLLSASMVILYSATGEDLQAVTRQGMRIGLSLTVMVVLAQLSPGFYARWAPPVFIVGVILLVLVLLVGDIGKGAQRWLEIGSFRFQPSEALKLAMPITIAAYISRYPLPPGLLHVAIAFALVLVPTLLIAKQPDLGTSVLVAASGLFVIFLAGLPWRLILLALAGLAAFLPALWYFLMHDYQKRRVLTLLNPESDPLGAGYHIIQSKIAIGSGGLWGKGWLHGTQSQLEFLPERHTDFIFAVLAEEFGLVGVSLLMLMYLFIIGRGLQISVQAQGAFPRLLAGALTLTFFVYVFVNIGMVSGLLPVVGVPLPLISFGGTSMVTLMAGFGILMSVHTHKRLLAK, encoded by the coding sequence ATGAATAAGCATCGTCGTTCCCTGGGAGAACGTCTGCACCTGGACTGGCCGCTGCTGGCGGGCCTGCTGCTGCTGCTGAGTGCCAGCATGGTGATCCTCTATTCCGCCACCGGCGAAGATCTGCAGGCGGTCACCCGCCAGGGCATGCGCATCGGCCTGTCGCTCACCGTGATGGTGGTGCTGGCCCAGCTGTCGCCGGGCTTTTACGCCCGCTGGGCACCGCCGGTATTCATTGTTGGCGTGATACTGCTGGTGCTGGTGCTGCTGGTGGGAGACATCGGCAAGGGCGCCCAGCGCTGGCTGGAAATCGGCAGCTTTCGTTTTCAGCCTTCCGAGGCGCTCAAACTGGCCATGCCCATTACCATTGCCGCCTATATCAGCCGCTATCCGCTGCCCCCCGGCCTGCTGCACGTGGCCATTGCCTTTGCGCTGGTGCTGGTGCCCACCCTGCTGATCGCCAAGCAGCCGGATCTGGGCACCTCTGTGCTGGTGGCGGCATCGGGGTTGTTCGTGATTTTTCTCGCCGGCCTGCCCTGGCGGCTGATTCTGCTGGCGCTGGCCGGCCTGGCCGCCTTTCTGCCGGCGCTCTGGTACTTTCTGATGCACGACTACCAGAAGCGACGGGTGCTGACCCTGCTCAACCCGGAAAGTGATCCCCTGGGCGCCGGCTATCATATCATTCAGTCCAAGATCGCCATCGGCTCCGGCGGCCTGTGGGGCAAGGGCTGGCTGCACGGCACCCAGTCCCAGCTGGAATTTCTGCCCGAGCGCCATACCGATTTCATCTTCGCGGTGCTGGCCGAGGAATTCGGCCTGGTGGGGGTCAGCCTGCTGATGCTGATGTACCTGTTTATCATCGGCCGCGGCCTGCAGATCTCGGTGCAGGCTCAAGGCGCCTTTCCGCGGCTGCTGGCCGGCGCCCTGACCCTGACCTTTTTCGTCTATGTGTTCGTCAACATCGGCATGGTCAGCGGCCTGCTGCCGGTGGTGGGGGTGCCGCTGCCGTTAATCAGCTTTGGCGGCACCTCCATGGTGACACTGATGGCCGGATTTGGCATTCTCATGTCCGTTCATACTCACAAACGCCTGTTGGCGAAATAA
- the mltB gene encoding lytic murein transglycosylase B, whose protein sequence is MRLALLSAAVWLSMSASAAPTVAEQQQWLDELAGKFELSQEALNAALAQAQYQQPIIDAMTRPAEAKPWHQYRPIFLTDKRIEQGAAFWQQHTDLLARAEQEFQVPAQIITAIIGVETFYGAHMGSYRVLDALYTLGFHYPPRGAFFRSELGHYLKLAEQQEWRLEEQKGSYAGAMGMGQFISSSYRHYAVDFNQDGHTNLFDATDAIGSVANYFHAHKWQPDEPVAHRAQVADEQAAEALLSTALELDHSWAELTAAGVSTEHELAPDTPVKLLKLDGAEGPEYWVVRHNFYVITRYNRSPLYAMAVYQLSEAIRQAHEQQR, encoded by the coding sequence ATGCGCCTCGCCCTTCTTTCAGCGGCAGTGTGGTTATCAATGTCGGCCTCGGCGGCACCGACCGTGGCGGAGCAACAGCAATGGCTCGACGAGCTGGCCGGCAAGTTCGAGCTGTCCCAGGAGGCGCTGAACGCAGCCCTGGCCCAGGCGCAGTACCAGCAGCCGATCATCGACGCCATGACCCGGCCCGCCGAGGCCAAGCCCTGGCACCAGTACCGGCCCATCTTCCTCACCGACAAGCGCATTGAACAGGGCGCCGCCTTCTGGCAACAGCATACCGACCTGCTGGCCCGGGCCGAGCAGGAGTTTCAGGTACCGGCCCAGATCATTACCGCCATTATCGGGGTGGAAACCTTCTATGGCGCTCACATGGGCTCTTACCGGGTACTCGACGCCCTCTATACCCTCGGCTTTCACTACCCGCCCAGAGGGGCCTTTTTCCGCTCCGAGCTGGGCCACTACCTGAAGCTGGCCGAGCAGCAGGAGTGGCGGCTTGAAGAACAAAAGGGCTCCTACGCCGGCGCCATGGGCATGGGCCAGTTCATTTCCTCCAGCTACCGCCACTACGCGGTGGATTTCAACCAGGACGGCCACACCAACCTGTTTGACGCCACCGATGCCATCGGCAGCGTGGCCAACTACTTTCATGCGCACAAGTGGCAGCCGGACGAGCCCGTGGCCCACCGGGCACAGGTTGCCGACGAGCAGGCCGCCGAGGCGCTGCTGTCCACCGCCCTGGAGCTCGACCACAGCTGGGCCGAGCTGACCGCCGCCGGGGTGAGCACCGAGCATGAACTGGCCCCGGATACCCCGGTCAAGCTGCTGAAGCTGGACGGCGCCGAAGGCCCGGAATACTGGGTGGTGCGCCACAACTTTTACGTGATCACCCGTTACAACCGCAGCCCGCTCTATGCCATGGCGGTGTACCAACTGAGTGAAGCAATCAGGCAGGCCCATGAACAACAACGTTAA
- a CDS encoding septal ring lytic transglycosylase RlpA family protein: MNNNVKRLLPLAALLLAACSSQPGEPVKKDDSYDRETAGGRYALRKDMAPGEMPDMSHVKDAVPRFEPYSRQGNKDYNVWGQDYEVWRDVQNYKDEGMASWYGAKFHGYHTSNGEVYDMFTMTAAHKNLPLPSFVRVTNTENGKQVVVRVNDRGPFHDGRIIDLSYAAAWKLGMLGKGTAPVKVELIKVAPNKEDVRLANQGPGRHIQLLATRSGDKARELAARLSREYGFPARVEHQSDWYKLQMGPIPATQTDDLLARLIAEGYKQAYFLK, from the coding sequence ATGAACAACAACGTTAAACGCCTCTTGCCCCTGGCGGCCCTGCTGCTGGCCGCCTGCAGCAGCCAGCCCGGTGAGCCGGTCAAGAAGGATGACAGCTACGATCGGGAAACCGCCGGTGGCCGTTATGCCCTGCGCAAGGACATGGCCCCGGGGGAAATGCCCGACATGTCCCACGTCAAGGACGCGGTGCCCCGCTTTGAACCCTACAGCCGCCAGGGCAACAAGGACTACAACGTCTGGGGCCAGGACTATGAAGTGTGGCGCGATGTGCAGAACTACAAGGACGAGGGCATGGCCTCCTGGTATGGCGCCAAGTTCCACGGTTACCACACCTCCAACGGCGAGGTGTACGACATGTTCACCATGACCGCGGCTCACAAGAACCTGCCGCTGCCGTCCTTTGTGCGGGTCACCAACACCGAGAACGGCAAGCAGGTGGTGGTACGGGTCAATGATCGCGGCCCCTTCCACGACGGCCGCATTATCGACCTTTCCTACGCCGCCGCCTGGAAGCTGGGCATGCTCGGCAAGGGCACGGCGCCGGTAAAGGTGGAGCTGATCAAGGTGGCTCCCAACAAGGAAGACGTGCGTCTGGCCAACCAGGGGCCGGGCCGGCACATTCAGCTGCTGGCCACCCGCTCCGGAGACAAGGCCAGGGAGCTTGCCGCCCGCCTGAGCAGGGAGTATGGTTTCCCGGCCCGGGTGGAGCACCAGTCGGACTGGTACAAGCTGCAGATGGGGCCCATTCCGGCAACCCAGACGGACGACCTTCTGGCCCGGCTGATCGCCGAAGGCTACAAGCAGGCATATTTCCTGAAGTGA